GTCCCGAGACGACCAGCCCGTCGGCGCGGCCGCGCTCGGCGGCGTCGGCGACCTGCTCCGTGACGGGTCTCGCGGACAGCGGCGCGGAGTGTTTGACCGCCACGTCGGCCAGTACGGCGACGTCGGCGTCGATCCGGTCGCGCAGGCGCAGCGTCTCGTGGGCCCGGCCCTCGATCACGCCCTGGTCGGTCGCGCGGGCGCCGACGTGGACGTTCACCCGGACGAACGATCCGCCGGTCGCTGCGGCGACGGACAGCGCCGCCTCGGCGTCGTTCCGGAGGACGTTCACACCGACGGGGCAGTCGACGGCCTCGCGGACGGCCCGGGTCGCCGCGGTCATCTCGGTGATGACGTGGTCGGGGACGTCGTCGGGGTAGAAGGGCGCGTCCCCGAAGTTCTCGACCAGTACCGCGTCGACGCCGCCCGCGGCCAGCGCCTCGGCGTCCGCGACGGCGCGCTCGCGGACCACCTCGCGGTCCTCGAACCCCGGCGCCCCGGGCAGCGGGGGAAGGTGCACCATGCCGACGACCGGCGACCCGGCGCCGAGTCGCGCTGCGACGTCCATTGCGGGGCCGTTCGCGGGGGCAGGCCAAAACGCCACCGGCGGCGGCTCAGCCGCCCTGCTCCTCTTCCTCCTCGGCGGACAGGACCAGCACGGGCACGTCGAGGTCCTCGACGAGTTTCGTCGCGACGCTCCCCAGTAGCTGTCCGGAGAGGCTCCCGGAGCGCTCCGAGGCGATCACGACGACGTCGACGCCCGCCTCGGCCACGTAGGCGTCGATCTCCTCGTGCGGGGTCCCACGCCGGACCTCCCGTTCGACGCGGGCGCTGGTCGCGTCCGCCACCTCCAGGAACTCGTCGACGTCGTCGGCCGCCTCGCGCTCCAGCCGGTCCAGGTACTCCGAACTCGCGCCGCCGGCGTCGAAGCTGCCCGCCTCCGTCGAGAGGTCCACGACCCGGGCGACGTGCAGCGTCGCGTCGAACTCCCGCGCGAGCAGCGACGCCCACGGCGCCGCGTATTCGGCCTCGTGGCTCCCGTCGGTCGTGGCGAGCACGTCGTCGTACGCAGTCGCCGGGTCCACGTCGGCCGTCTCCGGCACGGCGAGGACGGGCACGTCGGTCGTCCGCAGCAGGCGATCGACAGCGCTCCCGAACAGCCGCTCGCCGACGC
This genomic interval from Halomicrobium urmianum contains the following:
- a CDS encoding universal stress protein; protein product: MIDRIMVAVGDGESARRAAAVAKAFAATHDATLDAVHVADDGTSGDPAALARDAVADATVDAGSVDRESHVIDGDVPEALERHVRDTGADVVVIGRSDPSSVGERLFGSAVDRLLRTTDVPVLAVPETADVDPATAYDDVLATTDGSHEAEYAAPWASLLAREFDATLHVARVVDLSTEAGSFDAGGASSEYLDRLEREAADDVDEFLEVADATSARVEREVRRGTPHEEIDAYVAEAGVDVVVIASERSGSLSGQLLGSVATKLVEDLDVPVLVLSAEEEEEQGG
- a CDS encoding BtpA/SgcQ family protein, translated to MDVAARLGAGSPVVGMVHLPPLPGAPGFEDREVVRERAVADAEALAAGGVDAVLVENFGDAPFYPDDVPDHVITEMTAATRAVREAVDCPVGVNVLRNDAEAALSVAAATGGSFVRVNVHVGARATDQGVIEGRAHETLRLRDRIDADVAVLADVAVKHSAPLSARPVTEQVADAAERGRADGLVVSGPATGSSADADELAAVVGVRDDVDPDVPVLVGSGVTAENAPDLLDVADGAIVGTAFKRDGEVANPVDEDRVRRLVDAL